The DNA region GAAGATTGCTCTGCGGCGGAGGCGATTTCTGTGGCTGCGGATGCTACCTGCCCAACATTTGCTCGAACCTGAAACAAAAGCTCCCGTATTGAATTTGTAGCTTTATTAAAGGCAGCTGCCATAATTCCAAATTCGTCCTTGGTATCCAAATTAACATCCGTACTAAAATCATTATCCGCTAACCTCTCCATTCCTTCAATCATTGAATTAATCGGTTTGGTAAATACAACATTTAGTAGAAATATTAGAGTAGCAATTCCTACAACGATTATCCCGAATATTATACTTCCACTGGTTAGTGCAGCGCTGGCTACTGCCTTATCGACACCTGATAGCGGCATAATGAATTCAAATGCGCCATGTCTATCGCCTACTTTCCATCCTTCCATCTGGAATCCTACCGGATCTGTGGTAGTACCGGTGACACTTTGTTCTATCGTACCGTGACACATCAAGCAGGCGTCATCTATTATCACTGAACTCATAAAATGAAGTTCGTTGGTTGCTTCGTTGATTTCCCAATACTCTTCTAAATTTTCAGATTCAATTTTTCTGAGCATTTCAGCTTCAAACGCAGTAGGATCATTCTTCGGATTTCTCGCATCAAATGCCGGAACCCTGAATTTAAGTTCTGTACCCTCAACCAGCCCATTTCCGACCGCAAAAGCTCTAACTACAGGTACTGCTTGTAATAACTTTTCCGGATCGCTGAATAGATCATCCCAATTGTAAAAATCTTCTTCAAACAGTTTTGCGCTGTTTTCGCGAACCTGTACTAATGCCGTAGTCATGGATCTTCCGTTAGAGGCAGCGTTTTCAATGGCGTCTTTTTTCATTTGCTTACTTGATACATAAAAATTGAGAACAAACCCTACAACGAATATCGTTGAAAAAACAACCAGAATTTTAATTCTCACAGTAGTGTTTCTTAATAATTTCTTAATCATTGCTCCTTTCTCCCATTTATACCAAAGTTAATCCCACAGTTTATAAAGTTTGAGTTATACTTTCTATATAACTCACTAAAACATAAACATGTCCCGGCAGCACTTTGGTATTTTTAACCCATGAACTGTATTTGAACTTCTCCGTTCTGCTGAGTTGGATTTTACCCGCTATATATTTTAGCTCACCGGTGGCTATTTGAACAAGATCAAAAACGTCAATAGGTGTTATATTTTGTTTATCGGCTATGTCCTCAAGCACAACGGGAGTATAGCTTCTATCGGTAATCTTCACGTAATAGTTTGATAATGAATTATGTGCTGAAGTTATCTTTGAAAACACATCTTTCGGCTTTTTCCCGCTTTCAGCCGAGACGGGATGATTGTATTTGGAATATTCAACACCGTGATCATTGGCTAACTTTTGCACTCCCGCTAAAAAAACCAAATAATTCGCTTCATATACACGACCAGCCGACCAAAGCGAATTTACATTTAATCCTTTTTTATCCGATGCCTCGCTAATATGAGCGGATAACTGCCGTAGTAGCTGAAAAACGTCACTTGGTTTTTTTGGACTAATAGCATCAGTTGTCGTACTGAAAGAATTATTCTTATTAAGGGCATCTTTCATCATTGAAACCAAATCATATACATCAGACGCAAGAGGGTTATTTCCGACTTTGCCGACCTTACTGCTAACCAGCTTTGTGGATATTGATTTCGGATAAAGAGTATTAAATTCAGCAATTACGTTAGCTATTTTTTGGTAAACATTCCGTGGATTAACGTTTAATGAAAGCGGCTGCTTATTGAATTGCGAACTCAACCCGTTATCTTTCATTAAAGACTCATCTACACTCTTCACAAGATAATAGACATCCGTAGGCGTTACATTCCTATTTATCGCTCCGCCGGCACTGCCGATGAAATATATCTGTGTAAATATAAGCCCTGCTGCAGCGATTAGTTTTAATTTTGTGCTCATCTTATTACTCCTTATTGTTTTAAAATTTTATTTTTGTTTGCACGAAATAAAAGCTGGCGTCATTTTCCGATGCAGAAACTACATCATCTACATATGCGCCTTTGAAAAATTGACTTACTCCAACTACGCCGACAATTCTTTTATTATAAAACGGGTACTTTACCGTTATATCGATTTCACTTCCGACATAAGAACTAACATCGGCTCCGTTTGCATTTCTCATGGCAGCCGAGCCGGCATTATACCATGCA from Candidatus Neomarinimicrobiota bacterium includes:
- a CDS encoding methyl-accepting chemotaxis protein gives rise to the protein MIKKLLRNTTVRIKILVVFSTIFVVGFVLNFYVSSKQMKKDAIENAASNGRSMTTALVQVRENSAKLFEEDFYNWDDLFSDPEKLLQAVPVVRAFAVGNGLVEGTELKFRVPAFDARNPKNDPTAFEAEMLRKIESENLEEYWEINEATNELHFMSSVIIDDACLMCHGTIEQSVTGTTTDPVGFQMEGWKVGDRHGAFEFIMPLSGVDKAVASAALTSGSIIFGIIVVGIATLIFLLNVVFTKPINSMIEGMERLADNDFSTDVNLDTKDEFGIMAAAFNKATNSIRELLFQVRANVGQVASAATEIASAAEQSSAGAGEQEAQAGEVSASMEEMAATIVESSQNAASATESARKAAEVAGEGGKIVQETIEGMQRIAETVKASAATIGELGKRSDEIGEIIGVIDDIADQTNLLALNAAIEAARAGEQGRGFAVVADEVRKLAERTTKATAEIAAMIKGIQEDTSGAVTSMEEGTAQVETGTELAIKAGDSLSSIVSVVNEVQNMIEQIATASDEQSATAEQISGNVGNIVSVTKQSAQGAEQMATTAEELNRNTDVLSELVSKFKLEATTESHTGGSHKE